The DNA region GCTGGTTTTCCAAACGCTTACGGATGGCCTGCTTATAAAGCGCCCGGTCTGCCTGGGCTCGCGTTGCGCGGACTGCCGGCCCCTTGGATGCATTCAGGATGCGAAACTGGATGCCACCTTCGTCCGTTGCTGCAGCCATCGCCCCACCCAGGGCATCGACTTCCTTCACCAGATGCCCTTTACCTATGCCGCCGATAGAGGGGTTGCATGACATGACGCCCAGTGTTTCGATGTTATGTGTCAGCAATAGCGTGGCACAGCCAGCGCGAGCACTTGCCAACGCGGCTTCTGTGCCGGCATGGCCGCCGCCTATCACAATGACATCGAATTTGTCCGGTTCGCGCATCCGTCAGCTACCAAAATGAGGACGCGCATCATACCCCAAAACGATTTGCGGGGATAATTTTGAAAGGAAATTGTTTCACGTGAAACACCGTCATTTCCCAATACAAAAACGACTGAATATCTCGCCCAGCAAATCGTCTGCGCTGAATTCTCCAGTAATGCTGTTGAGCGCATCTTGGGCCAAGCGCAATTCCTCGGCAAAAAGCTCAGGACGGGCTATTTCGAGTTCCGCAGCCTGCAGATGTTTCCTGGTATCTGCAAGTGCTTCTAGATGGCGTGCCCGCGCCATGAAAACGCCTGTCTCCTGATGCCATCCTATCGTTTCCAGGATTTTCTCCTGCAGCTCGACCATTCCCGCGCCGTTTTTTGCAGAGATGAAAAGGTGCTTCTCTCCATCCTTGAATTCAAGACCCGGCGCATGCCCGCTAAGGTCAATCTTGTTATGCAGATACAGTCGCGGGATTTTGTCCGGCAAAGAAGCCAATATTGTACGGTCCTCAAGCTCGCTTCGATGCTGGGATTCGTCCAATAAGACCAGCACCACATCTGCGCGGGTCAATGCCTGTTGTGTACGGGCTATGCCCATTTGTTCAACGGCATCCGTCGTTTCACGCAATCCGGCAGTATCGATCAAGTGCAGAGGTACACCGCGTATCTGCAGTGCTTGGCGTATCGCATCGCGGGTGGTGCCAGGAATTTCGCTCACCAGCGCCACCTCTTCGCCGGCAAGACGATTGAGCAGGCTGGATTTTCCTGCGTTGGGTGCGCCTACCAGAACTACTTGTGCCCCTTCACGCAGGATGCTGCCTTGCTTGGCTAGAGCAGAAATGCGCTCAATTTCCTGAAATAGCGCTGCAAGCTTGCTGCTACAAAGTTTCCGGTCATCGGCATCAATCTCTTCCTCGGGAAAATCCAGCGTCGCCTCGACCAGCATGCGCAACTCGATGAGCTGTTCGACGGTCTTGTGTATCGCGGCGGAAAATTCCCCTTGTAATGATCGCACGGCACTGCGGGCTGCCTGCTCGGTGGTGGCATCGATCAGATCGGCCACGCTCTCGGCCTGTGCCAGATCCATCTTGTCGTTGAGAAATGCGCGTTGGGTAAACTCACCTGGCTGTGCGAGGCGCGCTCCCAGCTCCAGACAGCGCTGCAACACGGATTGCAGCACGGCTGGTCCACCATGTCCTTGAAATTCCAGCACCTCTTCACCGGTGTATGAATGTGGCGCAGGGAAATAAATGACGATACCCTGATCCAGTAATGCGCCATCGGCAGCAATAAATGGACTGTAGGTAGCAAATCTGGGGGGCAGCTGCCGACCAGTCAGGGCTAACGCCATTCCGGCCAGGTCCCGCCCAGACACTCGTACCACGCCGATGCCACCGCGCCCAGGGGCGGTGGCGATCGCCGCAATATTGTCAGGCTTTGGCGCCACCTTTGGTTGCGGTTGCCTGACCGCGTGTGATGTACCACTGCTGTGCGATGGACAGGATGTTGTTTACAACGGAGTACAACACCAGCCCGGCGGGGAAGAAGAAAAACACCACACTGAACACGACTGGCATGATCTGCATGAGTTTGGCTTGCAGCGGATCTGGCGGAAGCGGGTTAAGCTTGCTCTGCACCAGCATGCTGATACCCATGATCAGCGGCAAGACGTAATAGGGGTCGGTTGCCGACAGGTCCGTGATCCAGCCGAAGAACGGCGCGTGGCGCAGTTCTACGCTGGACAAGATTGCCCAATACAACGCAATGAATACCGGGATCTGGATCAGCATTGGAAGGCAGCCACCCAAAGGATTGATCTTCTCCGTTTTGTACAGATCCATCATGGCATGGTTCAGCTTCTCGCGATCATCGCTGTATTGCTGCTTGATTTTCTCCAGCTTTGGCGCAAGCAGGCGCATCTTGGCCATGGAACGGTAGCTTGCGGCCGAAAGCGGGAAGAACACCAGTTTGATCAACACCGTCAGCAAGATGATGGAAACGCCCCAATTGTGTATCCAGTCATCAATATGCGACAACAGCCAGAACAACGGGGTTGCGATGATCGTGAGCCAGCCATAGTCCACGGTCAAACCCAGGCCCGGTGCGATGTCATCAAGCTTGGATTGAGCCGGGCCCGCGTATAACGTAGCTGAAATCTTCCCTGTCTGGCCTGGTTCGATCTTGGCGACAGGCAAAATCACACCCGCCGAAAACTCGTTACCTTCCAGTTTCTTCGCGTAGAACTCGCGAGGCCCTTTCGCTGCGGGCAACCATGCGGACACGAAGTAATGCTGCAACATGCCGATCCAGCCATTGTCCGGATTCGTTGGCAATTTGACCTTGTTCTTTTCGATGTCCGAAAACTCGACCTTTTTGAACTTTTCCTGATCGGTATATACCGCCGGACCCGTATAAGTCGGTACGAATTTGGATGTACCACTCACGGGAGTAGAGTCCCGCACCAGCTGGAAATAGGCAGACGGCAGCAGTTCCACCGTGCCCTTGTTTACGATTTCATATCCGACATCGATCAGGTAGCTGCCACGATGGAAGGTATACACCTTGGTGACTTGCGCTTCGCCGGTATCGATGGCGGTCAGTCTCACTTCCAGCTTGTCCTGACCTTCGGCAAGATGGAACTCATCGCCAGCGGCCGAAAATTCCGCATTGTGCGTAGGCAATCCTTTTCCCAGCAGGCCGGATTGTGCAATGTAGATATGATCTCCACGCTGTTGCAATAAAGTCAGGGGTTTACTTTGATCGCTGGCCTCTTTGTGCTGCAACAGATCCAGACGTTGGATATTGCCGCCGGCTGTGTTGATTTCAGCCTTGAAAGTATCGGTTGTTACTACGATCTTGTTTCCGCTGACGGATACTTTTTGTGTTTCCGC from Sideroxyarcus emersonii includes:
- the yidC gene encoding membrane protein insertase YidC; the encoded protein is MDMRRLFLFLIFSFSLVILWSEWTHQNEPAISAVEAAKTKDPSIPAEPVRPKEQVSAPAETQKVSVSGNKIVVTTDTFKAEINTAGGNIQRLDLLQHKEASDQSKPLTLLQQRGDHIYIAQSGLLGKGLPTHNAEFSAAGDEFHLAEGQDKLEVRLTAIDTGEAQVTKVYTFHRGSYLIDVGYEIVNKGTVELLPSAYFQLVRDSTPVSGTSKFVPTYTGPAVYTDQEKFKKVEFSDIEKNKVKLPTNPDNGWIGMLQHYFVSAWLPAAKGPREFYAKKLEGNEFSAGVILPVAKIEPGQTGKISATLYAGPAQSKLDDIAPGLGLTVDYGWLTIIATPLFWLLSHIDDWIHNWGVSIILLTVLIKLVFFPLSAASYRSMAKMRLLAPKLEKIKQQYSDDREKLNHAMMDLYKTEKINPLGGCLPMLIQIPVFIALYWAILSSVELRHAPFFGWITDLSATDPYYVLPLIMGISMLVQSKLNPLPPDPLQAKLMQIMPVVFSVVFFFFPAGLVLYSVVNNILSIAQQWYITRGQATATKGGAKA
- the mnmE gene encoding tRNA uridine-5-carboxymethylaminomethyl(34) synthesis GTPase MnmE gives rise to the protein MAPKPDNIAAIATAPGRGGIGVVRVSGRDLAGMALALTGRQLPPRFATYSPFIAADGALLDQGIVIYFPAPHSYTGEEVLEFQGHGGPAVLQSVLQRCLELGARLAQPGEFTQRAFLNDKMDLAQAESVADLIDATTEQAARSAVRSLQGEFSAAIHKTVEQLIELRMLVEATLDFPEEEIDADDRKLCSSKLAALFQEIERISALAKQGSILREGAQVVLVGAPNAGKSSLLNRLAGEEVALVSEIPGTTRDAIRQALQIRGVPLHLIDTAGLRETTDAVEQMGIARTQQALTRADVVLVLLDESQHRSELEDRTILASLPDKIPRLYLHNKIDLSGHAPGLEFKDGEKHLFISAKNGAGMVELQEKILETIGWHQETGVFMARARHLEALADTRKHLQAAELEIARPELFAEELRLAQDALNSITGEFSADDLLGEIFSRFCIGK